A region from the Mycobacteriales bacterium genome encodes:
- a CDS encoding DUF5709 domain-containing protein, whose product MSVDPGSMESGSDPQDALMDPDEETTLEDNETFDDIDEGDDSTDPKSSIYDTSWVPDDRPSHRTDFGNTLSEMRDGESLDQHLAEEEPDVLERELGDPVDQIDPPRGELIDTDETTDGRAATAADLEDPEADRLVEEEDGDTEVPTADFDEQEPRAGRLVEPDEGLESDTEKDMIAYDAGISGAGASAEEAAVHITDEP is encoded by the coding sequence ATGAGCGTGGATCCGGGCTCGATGGAATCGGGGAGCGACCCGCAGGACGCTCTCATGGATCCCGACGAGGAGACGACCCTCGAGGACAACGAGACCTTCGACGACATCGACGAGGGCGACGACTCGACGGACCCCAAGTCCTCCATCTACGACACGAGCTGGGTCCCGGACGACCGCCCCAGCCACCGCACCGACTTCGGCAACACCCTCTCCGAGATGCGCGACGGCGAGTCGCTGGACCAGCATCTGGCCGAGGAGGAGCCGGACGTGCTGGAGCGCGAGCTCGGTGACCCGGTCGACCAGATCGACCCGCCCCGCGGCGAGCTCATCGACACCGACGAGACCACCGACGGCCGCGCCGCCACCGCCGCGGACCTCGAGGACCCCGAGGCCGACCGGCTGGTCGAGGAGGAGGACGGCGACACCGAGGTGCCGACCGCGGACTTCGACGAGCAGGAGCCGCGCGCCGGCCGGCTGGTCGAGCCGGACGAGGGCCTGGAGTCGGACACCGAGAAGGACATGATCGCGTACGACGCGGGCATCTCCGGGGCCGGCGCCTCCGCCGAGGAGGCCGCCGTCCACATCACCGACGAGCCGTAA
- a CDS encoding GntR family transcriptional regulator encodes MAAGETAGKVTIDHHSPVPKYSQLREILLDLVETELDADQSIPSERELSARFGLSRMTVRQSVDHLVSEGRLYRVQGKGTFVARPKIEMPLRLASFTEDMRARGLEPGSRDLDRRTDEASAHLARMLQIAPGDEVHVIERLRTADGIPMAVERSHIPAAVAPGLSEESLAGRSLYDLLASTYGVLLDRGEQTIEAGIADPTDAALLDLPAGAAAVLLLQRRSFVGDRPVEFAVSTYRADRYQLHVALEVPRPGR; translated from the coding sequence ATGGCCGCCGGAGAGACCGCGGGAAAGGTCACGATCGACCACCACAGCCCGGTCCCGAAGTACTCGCAGCTTCGGGAGATCCTGCTGGACCTGGTCGAGACCGAGCTGGATGCCGATCAGTCGATCCCGTCCGAGCGGGAGCTGTCGGCGCGCTTCGGCCTGTCCCGGATGACCGTCCGGCAGTCGGTGGACCACCTGGTCTCCGAGGGCCGGCTCTACCGGGTGCAGGGCAAGGGCACGTTCGTGGCCCGGCCGAAGATCGAGATGCCGCTGCGGCTGGCCTCGTTCACCGAGGACATGCGGGCGCGCGGGCTGGAGCCCGGCTCCCGCGACCTCGACCGGCGGACCGACGAGGCCAGCGCGCACCTGGCCCGGATGCTGCAGATCGCGCCCGGCGACGAGGTTCACGTCATCGAGCGGCTGCGGACCGCCGACGGGATCCCGATGGCGGTCGAGCGCTCGCACATCCCGGCCGCGGTCGCGCCCGGCCTGTCCGAGGAGTCGCTGGCGGGCCGGTCGCTGTACGACCTGCTCGCCTCGACGTACGGCGTGCTGCTGGATCGCGGCGAGCAGACCATCGAGGCCGGCATCGCCGACCCGACCGACGCGGCCCTGCTGGACCTGCCGGCCGGCGCCGCCGCGGTCCTGCTGCTGCAGCGCCGGTCGTTCGTCGGCGATCGTCCGGTCGAGTTCGCGGTCTCGACGTACCGGGCCGACCGCTACCAGCTGCACGTGGCGCTGGAGGTGCCGCGGCCGGGCCGCTAG